Proteins encoded together in one uncultured Desulfosarcina sp. window:
- a CDS encoding type III pantothenate kinase, with translation MILCLHIGNTHVVGGVFDGQALQFDFRRTSHARISADEFGLFLRGVLLSNEIEPNRIGQVALSSVLPEATYALSSACRKYFDVEPFIVRAGVRTGLKIRYRNPQDVGADRIINAIAAVHQFPDRDLVVAGFGTATTFCAIGADKTFFGGVILPGVRTSLEALVTRAAKLSSVEIAGVDHVIGRSTAESMQSGLYYGQIGMAREIIGRIRTEVFGGQQPLVIGTGEFAGLFESSGLLDVIRPQLMLEGLFLALLLNS, from the coding sequence ATGATCCTGTGCCTTCACATCGGCAACACCCATGTCGTCGGAGGGGTGTTCGACGGCCAGGCCCTTCAATTCGATTTCCGGAGAACTTCTCACGCCCGGATTTCGGCAGACGAATTCGGACTTTTCTTACGCGGCGTTCTTTTGTCAAACGAGATTGAGCCCAATCGGATCGGGCAGGTGGCCTTGAGTTCGGTGCTGCCGGAGGCAACCTATGCCCTGAGCAGCGCCTGCCGGAAGTATTTTGACGTGGAGCCTTTTATCGTCCGGGCCGGTGTGCGCACCGGGCTGAAGATCCGTTACCGCAACCCCCAGGACGTAGGCGCCGACCGGATCATCAATGCCATTGCCGCGGTTCATCAATTTCCCGACCGGGATCTGGTGGTGGCCGGGTTTGGCACGGCCACCACGTTTTGCGCTATCGGTGCGGACAAAACCTTTTTCGGCGGCGTGATTCTTCCCGGGGTGCGGACTTCGCTCGAAGCCCTGGTCACCCGGGCCGCCAAACTGTCCAGCGTTGAAATCGCTGGCGTGGACCACGTTATCGGCCGCTCTACGGCTGAAAGTATGCAATCGGGGCTGTATTACGGCCAGATTGGAATGGCACGGGAAATCATCGGCCGAATCCGCACCGAGGTTTTCGGCGGCCAACAGCCGCTGGTGATCGGCACCGGTGAATTTGCCGGACTGTTCGAGTCCTCCGGGTTGCTGGATGTGATCCGGCCGCAATTGATGCTTGAAGGACTCTTTTTGGCGTTGCTGCTGAATTCGTAA
- the panC gene encoding pantoate--beta-alanine ligase encodes MEILTSIRAWQVWRDSIDPQKQVGLVPTMGALHAGHRSLIQRCRRENDICTISLFVNPTQFNDQSDLENYPNTFDADCRLCEAEGVDAIFSPEYGDLYPDDYRYRVTEDEVSRLLCGAHRPGHFDGVLSVVMKLFHLARPKRAYFGEKDWQQLQLVKGMVDAFFMPVTIVACPTVRETDNLALSSRNFNLSQGHRRKAAAFPRLLATPAPVEEVARLLEADGFEVDYVQDFNGRRCAAIHCGGVRLIDNLPLGYGDGQ; translated from the coding sequence ATGGAGATCCTGACCAGTATCCGTGCCTGGCAAGTATGGCGTGATTCGATTGACCCCCAAAAGCAGGTGGGGTTGGTTCCCACCATGGGAGCCCTCCATGCCGGACATCGATCCCTGATTCAACGCTGCCGGCGGGAAAACGACATTTGCACCATCAGCCTGTTTGTCAACCCCACCCAATTCAACGATCAAAGCGACCTGGAGAATTATCCGAACACATTCGACGCGGATTGCCGGCTTTGCGAGGCCGAAGGGGTGGATGCCATATTCTCACCCGAATATGGCGACCTTTATCCGGACGATTACCGCTACCGGGTCACCGAGGATGAGGTCAGCCGTCTTTTGTGCGGTGCGCATCGTCCGGGGCACTTTGACGGTGTTCTCAGTGTGGTCATGAAGCTGTTTCATCTGGCCCGGCCCAAGAGGGCATATTTTGGCGAAAAGGACTGGCAGCAGCTCCAGTTGGTCAAGGGGATGGTGGATGCTTTTTTCATGCCCGTGACGATTGTGGCCTGTCCCACGGTTCGCGAGACCGACAATCTGGCGTTAAGTTCGCGAAATTTTAATTTGTCCCAGGGCCACCGCCGCAAGGCCGCTGCATTTCCCCGGCTGTTGGCCACGCCGGCACCCGTCGAAGAGGTCGCCAGGCTGCTCGAAGCGGACGGTTTTGAAGTGGATTATGTGCAGGATTTCAACGGCCGCCGCTGCGCGGCGATTCATTGCGGCGGTGTGCGGCTGATCGACAACCTGCCCCTTGGCTATGGAGACGGGCAATGA
- a CDS encoding DUF2975 domain-containing protein → MDNLSKIKKLSKGFYLLLSVILFLVPLYYVLYWLLINHLPETLITVNTISAPLISNNLPIQLQFAGFFVSLLPLSALTYGLVNIRKIFSFYKIGIIFSFEHVSLFKKTAKALLLWVVLSIVYESAKSVLFTIGNPPGSRVINVGLGSSEITTLIVGGIVFLIAWVMDEGRALTEENELTV, encoded by the coding sequence TTGGACAATTTATCAAAGATCAAAAAACTCAGTAAAGGATTCTACCTGCTCCTTTCAGTCATTCTGTTTCTGGTGCCGCTGTATTATGTTCTCTATTGGCTGCTGATCAACCATCTACCGGAAACGCTGATCACCGTAAATACGATTTCCGCGCCACTGATTTCCAACAACCTACCGATACAGCTTCAGTTTGCAGGATTTTTCGTGAGCTTGCTCCCGCTCTCCGCCCTGACATACGGCCTGGTTAATATTCGTAAAATCTTCTCTTTTTATAAAATAGGCATAATTTTTTCCTTCGAACACGTCAGCCTCTTCAAGAAGACTGCCAAAGCGCTCCTATTGTGGGTCGTTCTTTCAATCGTCTACGAATCCGCTAAAAGTGTCCTTTTCACAATAGGCAACCCACCTGGCAGTCGTGTCATCAACGTGGGGCTCGGTTCGTCGGAAATCACTACGCTCATAGTGGGTGGAATCGTATTTTTAATCGCGTGGGTGATGGATGAAGGACGTGCCCTGACCGAAGAAAACGAACTTACCGTATAG
- a CDS encoding helix-turn-helix transcriptional regulator, producing the protein MSIIVKLDVVLAMRKMKSMELAKLIGITEQNLSILKTGKAKAIRLSTLDAICNHLDCQPGDILEYKK; encoded by the coding sequence ATGTCGATCATTGTAAAATTAGATGTGGTCCTGGCAATGCGAAAAATGAAATCGATGGAACTCGCAAAATTGATCGGGATCACGGAACAGAATTTGTCGATCTTAAAGACGGGGAAAGCAAAGGCGATCCGTCTGTCCACACTTGATGCAATATGCAACCATCTTGATTGCCAACCGGGAGATATTCTGGAATATAAAAAATAA
- a CDS encoding effector binding domain-containing protein codes for MKAVKQYLIQPVLKFLIRKNLVAEPKVVDLEERQCIGYKITTTFKDNQKKRDIPPFYHEVYDNDKLGALRQDNDDNMYCIFDIHENGRDFDYYVTVENKKGISDENHAHVTLPRGKYVQVEFMKRNHGAAALIVGYTKKIWIEINGYKERNCPIFILYDERFHNNYRKYGCEGDNYLGDPLAVLHIPVE; via the coding sequence ATGAAGGCAGTCAAGCAATACCTGATCCAGCCGGTTCTCAAGTTCTTGATTCGGAAAAACCTTGTTGCGGAACCGAAAGTCGTCGATCTCGAAGAGAGGCAATGCATTGGCTATAAAATTACCACGACGTTCAAGGACAATCAAAAAAAAAGGGATATCCCTCCTTTTTATCACGAGGTATACGACAACGATAAGCTAGGCGCCCTGAGACAGGACAACGACGATAACATGTACTGCATTTTCGATATCCACGAAAATGGCCGGGATTTTGACTACTATGTAACGGTGGAAAATAAAAAAGGCATCAGCGACGAGAACCATGCGCATGTCACCTTGCCCCGAGGCAAGTATGTTCAGGTAGAATTCATGAAGCGGAACCACGGCGCTGCGGCCCTGATCGTCGGTTACACCAAGAAAATCTGGATCGAAATCAATGGCTATAAGGAGCGCAATTGCCCGATCTTCATTTTGTACGACGAAAGGTTCCACAATAACTACCGGAAATATGGATGCGAGGGAGACAATTACCTTGGCGACCCCTTGGCCGTATTGCATATTCCGGTGGAATAA
- a CDS encoding substrate-binding domain-containing protein — protein sequence MTKNAAHRIISHLKALRLAKGLTQTQLAERIGIQRQAIYDIESGRYLPNTAIGLRLAAILECRVEDIFSLDEPPEAPPITLIGQASPESDTRLALARVRGKLIGFPLTGNNEFREYMLPADGLLLKQEGRFRWLQPQAALEKKILLMGCDPAFEILGGHVARSRGQADLLCRFASSQRALEALSHGHSHIAGTHMHNTGKTEANVSFARRILGDFNGVVIGFSTFEEGLMVAGGNPRNIRGAADLAREDVRLVNREPGAALRSLLNDCLAREGIPPEAVRGFDDQVASHSEGALRVLHGTADAALGLRVIAAAYGLDFVHISVVRCDLVIPGDLMEHQAVKVFLDILQSRAFREEIDNLPGYESSDTGKVIVSC from the coding sequence ATGACAAAAAACGCCGCCCACCGCATCATCAGCCACTTGAAAGCCCTGCGTCTTGCCAAAGGGCTGACCCAGACCCAGTTGGCCGAGCGCATCGGGATCCAGCGGCAGGCGATCTACGATATCGAGTCGGGCCGTTACCTGCCCAACACCGCCATTGGCCTGCGTCTGGCCGCCATCCTGGAATGCCGCGTCGAGGACATTTTTTCCCTGGACGAACCGCCCGAAGCTCCCCCGATAACCCTCATCGGCCAAGCGTCTCCGGAGAGCGATACCCGGCTGGCCCTGGCCAGGGTCCGTGGAAAACTGATCGGCTTCCCCCTGACCGGCAACAATGAATTCCGCGAATACATGCTGCCCGCCGACGGCCTCCTCCTTAAGCAGGAAGGCCGCTTCCGCTGGCTGCAGCCCCAAGCGGCCCTCGAAAAAAAAATCCTGCTGATGGGCTGCGACCCCGCCTTTGAAATCCTCGGCGGGCATGTCGCCCGGTCACGCGGACAGGCCGACCTTTTGTGCCGCTTTGCTTCCAGCCAGCGCGCCCTGGAAGCCCTTTCCCATGGCCACAGCCACATTGCTGGCACCCATATGCACAACACGGGTAAAACCGAGGCGAACGTTTCGTTTGCCCGCCGTATCCTGGGCGACTTCAACGGGGTTGTCATCGGGTTTTCCACATTCGAGGAGGGCCTGATGGTCGCCGGCGGCAATCCGCGGAACATCCGCGGCGCAGCGGACCTGGCCCGCGAGGATGTAAGGCTGGTCAACCGGGAACCGGGCGCCGCCCTGCGGTCGCTGTTAAATGATTGTCTGGCCCGGGAGGGTATCCCGCCGGAAGCGGTTCGGGGCTTTGACGATCAGGTCGCCAGCCACAGCGAAGGTGCCCTGCGTGTTTTGCATGGGACCGCCGATGCCGCGTTGGGATTGCGCGTGATCGCTGCGGCATACGGCCTGGACTTTGTCCACATCTCGGTCGTACGCTGCGATCTCGTGATTCCCGGAGACCTGATGGAACATCAGGCGGTAAAAGTCTTCTTGGATATTTTGCAGTCCAGAGCCTTTCGGGAGGAGATCGACAATCTTCCAGGCTATGAATCTTCGGACACCGGGAAGGTGATCGTCAGCTGCTGA
- the modA gene encoding molybdate ABC transporter substrate-binding protein: MLKQTMRQMVAIKLMVVGMMAALLILITAGAGTALAAADTVMVFAAASTTNAVTEIGEIFIKQNPERFVPSFASSSTLAKQIENGAPADVYISANKKWMDYLEQKQMIEPGTRFDLLSNRIVLIVPADSSVGEVVIGPGVDLLPLIGDGRLSMGDPDHVPAGIYGKKAFESLGVWKTIESHVARSKDVRAALALVERGEAPLGQVYATDAAISDKVRVAGVFPESSHPPIVYPVAIVAGKRSPAADRFVKLLQSPEAKAVFEKYGFSVR, translated from the coding sequence ATGCTGAAACAGACGATGAGACAGATGGTTGCAATCAAGCTTATGGTGGTGGGGATGATGGCAGCGCTCCTGATTTTAATTACGGCGGGAGCCGGCACCGCCCTGGCCGCTGCCGATACGGTTATGGTGTTTGCCGCTGCATCGACGACCAATGCGGTGACCGAGATCGGCGAGATCTTCATCAAGCAGAATCCGGAGCGCTTCGTACCTTCTTTCGCCTCCTCTTCCACCCTGGCCAAACAGATCGAAAACGGTGCGCCGGCGGACGTTTACATTTCGGCCAACAAAAAGTGGATGGACTACCTCGAACAGAAGCAGATGATCGAGCCCGGCACCCGGTTCGATCTATTGAGCAATCGCATTGTGCTCATCGTCCCGGCCGACAGCTCCGTAGGCGAAGTCGTGATCGGACCGGGCGTTGACCTGCTGCCGCTCATCGGTGACGGCCGCCTGTCCATGGGTGATCCCGACCATGTTCCGGCCGGTATATACGGCAAAAAGGCCTTCGAAAGTTTAGGGGTCTGGAAGACCATCGAAAGCCATGTGGCCCGTTCCAAGGATGTTCGCGCCGCACTGGCGCTGGTGGAGCGGGGGGAAGCCCCGCTTGGCCAGGTGTATGCCACGGATGCCGCCATTTCGGACAAGGTGCGGGTGGCGGGCGTCTTTCCTGAAAGCAGTCATCCGCCGATTGTCTATCCCGTGGCCATCGTCGCCGGGAAGCGATCCCCGGCAGCGGATCGTTTCGTGAAGCTGCTGCAATCCCCGGAAGCCAAGGCGGTATTCGAAAAATACGGTTTCTCGGTGCGCTGA